The genomic region CCGACCGTCAAGGAGCACGTCGGCGCCGTCCTCACCAAGCTCGGGGTGAGCAACCGGGTGCAGGCCGCCGTCCTGGCCGTGCGCGCCGGCCTGGTGGAGGAGCGGTGACCTCCGCGGGGACGGTCCCGGCCCGCCGGGACCGTGCCCGCACGGCGCTCCGCGCCAGGACGCTCGACGTCGCCGTCGACGTGGGGCTGGTGGTGGCGTGCTGGTTCGAGGGGTTCACGAACCAGACCGCCGGGTGGAACCGCCCCTTCGTCCTGTCCGTGCTCGCGCTGCTCGCGGTGCTGGTCCGGCGCAGGGTGCCGCTCGTGGCCTTCCTCGTGGGCGTGCCCGCGCTGGGCTGGGCGCAGGCGACGCTGGCCCCCGCCGTCCTGGCCTTCACGCTCGCCCACCGCGAGCGCCGCGGCCGGGTGGTCGTGGGGGCGGTGGTCGTGGGCGTCGGCGTCTCGGCGGCCGCCGTGCTGGACCCGCGCCCGGACCTGTGGCGCAGCGACGTGGCGGTCCTCCTGCAGGTCACCGCCCTCCTCGGGGGTGCGGCCGGGCTCGGCGCCTACCGGGCGGCCCGGGGCGACCTGCGGGAGCGGCTCGACGACCTCGTCCGCGCCCGCACCCGCGAGCACGAGCTCGTCGACGCCGCCGCGCGGTCGGAGGAACGCACCCGGCTCGCCCGCGAGATGCACGACGTCGTCTCCCACCAGGTGTCCCTCATCGCGATCGTCGCCGGGGCGCTGCGCGTCGGGGAGCACCCGCCGGCCGTCCGTGCGGCCGCCGAGCAGATCCGGGAGCTGGCGGTCCGCACGACGGACGAGCTGCGGCAGATGCTGACGGCCCTGCGCTCGGACGGCCACCAGCCGCTCGAGGCGCCGGGACGCCTCGCGGACCTGCCCGCGCTGTGGGCGGGCAGCGGCCTCACCGGCACGTTCACCCTGGACCCGGCCCTGCTGGCCCCCGAGGCGACCGGTCCGGTCGGGACGGTCCCGGACAGCCTGCAGCGCACGGTCTTCCGCATCGCGCAGGAGGGTCTGACGAACGCCCGCCGGCACGCCCCGGGGGCCGCGGCGCACCTGCGGGTCGAACGCGGCCGGCGCAGGCTCGTGGTCGCCGTCGGCAACGCGGCGCCCCGTCCGGGCACCGGCCAAGCCGCCCCCGGCACCGGCCACGGGCTGCTCGGGGTCGAGGAGCGCGTCGCGGCGGCGCACGGCCGGCTCACCGTCGGCCCCACGCCCGACGGGGGGTTCGCGCTCGAGGCGGTCCTCCCCCTGCCCGCCGCGCAGGGCCTGCAGTCCTCCGCCCCCGGGCGCGGACCCGAGCCCGCGGCCGCCGAACTGCGCACCCCGGCCCACGACGGCTGACCCGCCACCCGACGGAGCCCACCCCTCCGGAAGGAGGGAGCGCGCGGGACCGCCCGGTGGCGACCATTCCGGCATGGACGACCGCATGGACGTGGGACCCACGACGCCCGCCCCCCGACGCCCCGCACGAGCGCAGGTGCGGCGGTGACCCGCACGGCCGACTGGGCCCGCGACCACCTCGTCGTCCTCGTGCAGCCGGACGGTGACCTGGCCCTGTGGTCGACGGGCGGGCGCACCCTGGTGCTGCGCGACGCGACCGAGGAGCAGGTGACCGAGCACCTCGTCGCCCGCACCCTCTCCGCCCCCGCGGGCGAGGCCGCAGCCGGAGGGTCCGAGGACCCGAAGGCCGAACGCCGTGCGCTGCAGGCGGCGCGCTGGGCCGTGAAGCGGGCGCGGCAGGGGCTGCAGCCGCGCGTGCACCTGCCCCGCTGGGAGGACGTGGCCGTTCCCGGCCGGGCCTGACGCCGTCCGGGGTCAGGCCCGGGGTCAGTCGATGAGCAGCGCCCGCGCGCAGTGCACGTCGGTGATGAGCGTGGACACGGTCCCGGAGGCCAGGACGGCGCGCACGGCCCGGGCCTTCTGCGGCCCGCCCGCGACGACGACCACCTCCGGGATCCGGCGCAGGTCCGCCATCCCCACCGTCAGCAGCTGGTCGCTGAGGCTCGACAGCTCCTGGCCGTCCTCGCGCAGCAGGTTCCCGGCCACCTCGGCGCACACGCCCTCGGCCAGCAGCTTGCGGCGCAACCCGGCGGGCATGAGGTCCATCAGCTGGGAGTCGTCGGGCCAGGCGCCGACGGCCAGCAGCGCGACCGTCAGCCGCGCGTGCTGCTGCAGGGTCCGCGCGACCGCGGTCTGCCGCCGCACCCCGGCCAGCGTCGCGGCGTCCGGCAGCAGCAGCGGCGCGAAGATCGGGTGCGACCCCCCGCCGGAGACGGCCGCGACGCGGCGGACGAGGTCGATGCAGTTGTCGTTGGCCGACCCGGCCGCCCCCGTGAGCTGGGTGACGGTGACGCGCGGCAGGGTGCGCTCCTCCAGGTGCGCGACCACCGAGCGCAGCGTGCGGCCCCAGGCGATCCCGAGCCGGTCGTCCTCGGTGAGCAGGTCCCCGAGGACGCCGGCGGCGACCGCGCCGAGACCGTCGCGCAGCTCCCCCGGGTCCGGTGAGGTCTGCACGACGATCGCCCGCCGCAGGTCGTGCCGCCGCCGCAGCTCCTCGGACAGGTCCGGTTCGATCTGGAACGGGACCTGCACCGAGATCTGCACGATCCCCTGCTCGAGCGCGGCGTCGAGCAGGCGGGCCACGCGGAACCGGGACACCCCCAGCACGTCCGCGATGTCGGACTTGCTCGTGCCCTCGAGGTAGAACTTCCGCGCCGCGACGGCGGACTGCACCTGTTCCTCGATGGTCAGCTTCACGGGTGTCCCGGTTCCTCCGTCGGTCCTGTCAGGCGATCGTGAAACCGCCGTCGATGCGGTAGTCCGCACCGTTCACCATGGCAGCCGCGGGGGACGCCAGGTACACGGCCAGCCCCGCGACCTCCTCGGGGACGGCGAACCGGCCCGTGGGGATGGCCTCCTTGGCGCGTTCGCCCTTCTCCCCGGCCCAGACCGCGCGGCCGAGGTCGGTGAGGACGACGGTCGGGGAGATCGCGTTGGCGGTCACGCCGCGCCCGCCCCACTCCAGCGCCAGCACCCGGGTGAGCCCGAGGACGCCGGCCTTGGAGGCGCAGTAGGCGACGTGCTCGGGCAGCGCCACGCTCGCCGCCTGGGAGGCCAGGTTGAGGATGCGCCCGTACCCGGCGGCCAGCATGTGCTCCCCGGCCGCCTGGCACATGAGGAACGTCCCGGTGAGGTTCACCGACAGCGTCGTCTGCCACGTCTGGAACGGCAGCGACTCCGCCGTCCCCAGCAGCGCCAGGCCCGCGCAGTTGACGAGGACGTCGAGACGGCCGGTCCGCTCGACCACGGCGTCCGTCGCGGCCCGGGTCGAGGCGGGGTCGGTGACGTCGCACTCGAGCGCGAACGCGCTCTCCCCCAGCGACTGCGCCCGCTCCTGGGCGGCCGGCAGGTTGCGGTCGACGACGGCGACGGTGGCGCCGCGCTCGACGAACGCCGTCGCGATGGCGGCGCCGATCCCCGACGCCCCGCCGGTCACGAGCGCGGTGCGCCCCTGCAGGGAGAAGCTGAGGTCGCTGCCCGGCGCGGCCGGTGCGAGGTCGGCCGTCACGTCAGGCACCTTCCTGTCCGGGGATGCCCTCGAACGCGATGTCGCCGGACTTCAGGTTCTTCTCCGTCAGGTCCGGCAGCGCCGCGAGGAAGGCCGCGCGGTCGGAGACGACGTGCTGGATCGCGACGTCGACGTTCTCCTGGGTGATCTTCGGCATCTTGTAGACGGGCTCGGTGTTCACGTCCGTCTTCGACGCGATCGCCGCCGCCACCGCCAGGCCGGCCGACAGTTCGACGGTGCCGTTCTGCAGCATCGTCCCGATGAAGTCGCCGCTCTTGACGGCGTTCAGGCCGTCCTCGATGCCGTCGATGCCGACGATCGGGACGGTGACCCCGGCCTCCTTGAACGCCTGCAGCGCACCGAGGCCCATGTCGTCGTTCTCGGCGACGACACCGGTGATCTGGCTGCCGAACGCCGAGATCCAGTTCTTGACCTTGTTGACGGCCTCGTCGCGCTTCCAGTTCGCGGTGTCCATCGCCAGGACCTTGATGCCCGGGTAGTTCGTGAGGACCTGCTTGATGCCCTTGGTGCGGTCGAGCTCCCCGGACTGCCCCAGCGGGCCCTGCAGCACGACGATGCCGCCCTGGCCGCCCAGCTTGTCGGCCATCATCTGCATCTCCGCCGCACCGGCCGCGACGTCGTCGGGCTGGACGTTGCCGGCGATGTCGGTGGAGTTCAGCGCCGCGTTCACGGCGACGAGCGGGATGCCCGCGGACTTGGCCGCGGCCACCTGCGGCTGGAGGGAGTCGGCCTGGACGGGGACGACGATGATGGCGTCGACGCCGGCGTTGACGTACTGGTCGACCTGCGAGGCCTGCGTGTTGACGTCGAGGTTGGCGGAGTTCCAGAGCAGCTGGATGCCCTTGGCCTTGGCGTAGGCGTCCATGCCCTCCTTGCCGGCGGTGATGAAGGAGCTCATGTCGTAGACGCTGACGCCGACGCGGACCTGCTGCGACCCGCCGGAGGCGTCGCTGCCCGACCCCTCCTTCTGGGCGTTCGGGTCGCCGGCGCCGCAGGCGGCCAGGGCGAGGGACAGGGCGCCGAGGCCGAACGACCCGGCGAACAGGGTGCGGCGGGACAGCGGGTTCTGGGCGGAGCTGGTGGGGTTGGTTCCGTGGGACACGGGTCTTCTCCTTCGAAGAGGGTGGCGCGGGTGGTGTGCGGGGTGGGGTCAGGCCCGTCGCTTGACGGACCAGACGTCGACGGCGACGGCGGCCACGATGAGGACGCCCTTGATGACGTCCTGCCAGTAGGCCGGGACGAGGAGCAGGTCCAGACCGTTGTTGAGGGTCTGGATGAGCAGCAGGCCCAGGGCGGTGCCCCAGACGGTGCCGCGCCCACCCATGAGCGAGGCGCCGCCGATGACGACGGCGGCGATGGCGTCGAGCTCGTAGCCCTGCCCGAGGTTCGGGGGGCCGGAGATGACGCGGGAGGCGAGCATCACGCCGGACAGGCCGGCGAGCAGGCCCGACAGGGCGTAGACGCTGAACAGGGTGCGGCGGGCGTTGACGCCGGCGATCTCGGCGGCCACGCGGTTGCCGCCCACGGCGTAGACGCGCATGCCGTACGCGGTGCGGCGCATGACGATCCCCAGCACCACGATCCCGACGATCATGACGATGACCGGGATCTGCAAGCCGAGCACCTTCGTGTTGGCGATCGACCCGAACTCGGCGGGCAGGCCGTTGATGGGCGCACCCCCGCCGATGACGTAGGCGATCCCCGACCCGGCGGTCAGCATGCCGAGGGTGGCGATGAACGGTGGTACGTCGACGCGGGAGACGAGGATCCCGTTGACCGTGCCCGCCAGCAGGCCCACGGCCATCGCCGACAGCACCGTCAGCCACACCTGGCCGGGGTTCGCCTTCGCGACGGCCGCCGACGTCATGGCCGCCACGGCGATGACGGAGCCGACGGACAGGTCGATGCCGCCGGTGAGGATGACGAGCGTCTGCCCCAGGGCGATGAGCGCGAACGGCGCCGCGGCGATGAGGATGTTCTGGAGGTTCTCCGGGGAGGAGAACCGCAGCGACCGGTAGGAGAAGAACGCGATCACCAGCAGCATCACGATGAGCATCGCCCGCCGGATGAGCTGGGCGACGATCCACTCGCGGGAGAACCGCCGACGCGGCGCGGGGACCGCGGTGTTCTCGGTCGTCGTCGTGGACATCACACGTCCTTCGTGTCGGAGCGGGCCTCGGAACGGGAGCTGAGCCCGGAGCTGAGCCGGAAGATGGTGTCCTGGACGTCGGGGGCGTCCAGCTGGGTGCGGTCGAGTTCGGCGACGACGGCGCCGTCGCGCAGGACGAGGGCGCGGTGGGACAGGCCCAGGACCTCGGTCATGTCCGAGGAGGCCATGACGACGGCCATCCCGGCCGCGGCGAGCTCGGCGATGATGCGGTAGATCTCCGACCGGGCGCCGACGTCGACGCCGCGGGTGGGTTCGTCGAGCAGGAGGACGTCGACGTGCTCGGTGAGCCACCGCGCCAGCACGACCTTCTGCTGGTTCCCGCCGGACAGGGTCCCGACGTCCTGGGACAACCCGCGACTGCGCAGGCGGACGGAGTCCATGGCCTCCCCGACGGCGGCGCGGCGCGAGGCGCCCTTGAGCCAGCCGGCGACGGAGAACTTCGCCAGCCGCGGCAGGGTCCCGTTGTCCAGCACGGACAGGCCCATGACGGCCCCGGCGTGCTTGCGGTCCTCGGGGACGAGCGCCATGCCGGCGGTGATGGCGGCCGCGGGGTTCTTGCGCTTCACGTCGCGACCGGCGACGGTGATCCGTCCGGCCGTCGTGCCGCGCACGCCGAAGATCCCCTCGAGCAGTTCGGTGCGACCGGCCCCGACGAGCCCGGCCAGGCCGAGGATCTCGCCCCGGCGCACCTGCAGGTCGACCGTCCCGGCCTGCCCCGCGACCTCGAGGTCCTGTACCTGCAGGACGACGTCGGCGTCGGCGGGGACCGTGCGGACGGGCGGGAACAGGTCCTCCAGTTCCCGGCCGATCATCGCGGTGACGATGTCGTCGTCGGAGACGTCGGCCATGGCCTCGTCGAGGACGAGACCGCCGTCCCGCAGCACGACGACCCGGTCGGCCAGGTCGCGGATCTCGGCCATCTTGTGGGTGGTGAACATGATGGCGACGCCGGAGTCGCGCAACTGCCGGACGACCCGGTACAGACCCTCGACCTCGCGCTCGGAGATCGCGGAACTGGGTTCGTCGAGCAGGACGACCTTCGCCCCGCGCGAGGAGTTCTTGACGATCTCGACGATCTGCTGCAGACCGACCGGGAGGGTGCCCATCCGGGCCCCGGGATCGATCTCGACGCCGAACACCTCGAGCATCGTGACGGCCTGCGCGGCCATCGCCCGGCGGTCCAGCGTGCCGAGCCTCGTCTTCAGCTCGCGGCCGACGAAGAGGTTCTCGTAGACGGTCATGTGCGCGATGGAGGCGAGCTCCTGCGGCACGATCGCGACCCCGAGGCGGTG from Kineococcus endophyticus harbors:
- a CDS encoding sensor histidine kinase, whose amino-acid sequence is MTSAGTVPARRDRARTALRARTLDVAVDVGLVVACWFEGFTNQTAGWNRPFVLSVLALLAVLVRRRVPLVAFLVGVPALGWAQATLAPAVLAFTLAHRERRGRVVVGAVVVGVGVSAAAVLDPRPDLWRSDVAVLLQVTALLGGAAGLGAYRAARGDLRERLDDLVRARTREHELVDAAARSEERTRLAREMHDVVSHQVSLIAIVAGALRVGEHPPAVRAAAEQIRELAVRTTDELRQMLTALRSDGHQPLEAPGRLADLPALWAGSGLTGTFTLDPALLAPEATGPVGTVPDSLQRTVFRIAQEGLTNARRHAPGAAAHLRVERGRRRLVVAVGNAAPRPGTGQAAPGTGHGLLGVEERVAAAHGRLTVGPTPDGGFALEAVLPLPAAQGLQSSAPGRGPEPAAAELRTPAHDG
- a CDS encoding sugar-binding transcriptional regulator, whose amino-acid sequence is MKLTIEEQVQSAVAARKFYLEGTSKSDIADVLGVSRFRVARLLDAALEQGIVQISVQVPFQIEPDLSEELRRRHDLRRAIVVQTSPDPGELRDGLGAVAAGVLGDLLTEDDRLGIAWGRTLRSVVAHLEERTLPRVTVTQLTGAAGSANDNCIDLVRRVAAVSGGGSHPIFAPLLLPDAATLAGVRRQTAVARTLQQHARLTVALLAVGAWPDDSQLMDLMPAGLRRKLLAEGVCAEVAGNLLREDGQELSSLSDQLLTVGMADLRRIPEVVVVAGGPQKARAVRAVLASGTVSTLITDVHCARALLID
- a CDS encoding sugar ABC transporter ATP-binding protein, which produces MVVEPVLQCRELRKSFGGVPVLKGVSLGLELGTVTALAGENGAGKSTMMKIAAGQYRADEGTVLVRGEELAAGSIRDSHRLGVAIVPQELASIAHMTVYENLFVGRELKTRLGTLDRRAMAAQAVTMLEVFGVEIDPGARMGTLPVGLQQIVEIVKNSSRGAKVVLLDEPSSAISEREVEGLYRVVRQLRDSGVAIMFTTHKMAEIRDLADRVVVLRDGGLVLDEAMADVSDDDIVTAMIGRELEDLFPPVRTVPADADVVLQVQDLEVAGQAGTVDLQVRRGEILGLAGLVGAGRTELLEGIFGVRGTTAGRITVAGRDVKRKNPAAAITAGMALVPEDRKHAGAVMGLSVLDNGTLPRLAKFSVAGWLKGASRRAAVGEAMDSVRLRSRGLSQDVGTLSGGNQQKVVLARWLTEHVDVLLLDEPTRGVDVGARSEIYRIIAELAAAGMAVVMASSDMTEVLGLSHRALVLRDGAVVAELDRTQLDAPDVQDTIFRLSSGLSSRSEARSDTKDV
- a CDS encoding substrate-binding domain-containing protein, with amino-acid sequence MSRRTLFAGSFGLGALSLALAACGAGDPNAQKEGSGSDASGGSQQVRVGVSVYDMSSFITAGKEGMDAYAKAKGIQLLWNSANLDVNTQASQVDQYVNAGVDAIIVVPVQADSLQPQVAAAKSAGIPLVAVNAALNSTDIAGNVQPDDVAAGAAEMQMMADKLGGQGGIVVLQGPLGQSGELDRTKGIKQVLTNYPGIKVLAMDTANWKRDEAVNKVKNWISAFGSQITGVVAENDDMGLGALQAFKEAGVTVPIVGIDGIEDGLNAVKSGDFIGTMLQNGTVELSAGLAVAAAIASKTDVNTEPVYKMPKITQENVDVAIQHVVSDRAAFLAALPDLTEKNLKSGDIAFEGIPGQEGA
- a CDS encoding GolD/DthD family dehydrogenase, whose translation is MTADLAPAAPGSDLSFSLQGRTALVTGGASGIGAAIATAFVERGATVAVVDRNLPAAQERAQSLGESAFALECDVTDPASTRAATDAVVERTGRLDVLVNCAGLALLGTAESLPFQTWQTTLSVNLTGTFLMCQAAGEHMLAAGYGRILNLASQAASVALPEHVAYCASKAGVLGLTRVLALEWGGRGVTANAISPTVVLTDLGRAVWAGEKGERAKEAIPTGRFAVPEEVAGLAVYLASPAAAMVNGADYRIDGGFTIA
- a CDS encoding ABC transporter permease, with protein sequence MSTTTTENTAVPAPRRRFSREWIVAQLIRRAMLIVMLLVIAFFSYRSLRFSSPENLQNILIAAAPFALIALGQTLVILTGGIDLSVGSVIAVAAMTSAAVAKANPGQVWLTVLSAMAVGLLAGTVNGILVSRVDVPPFIATLGMLTAGSGIAYVIGGGAPINGLPAEFGSIANTKVLGLQIPVIVMIVGIVVLGIVMRRTAYGMRVYAVGGNRVAAEIAGVNARRTLFSVYALSGLLAGLSGVMLASRVISGPPNLGQGYELDAIAAVVIGGASLMGGRGTVWGTALGLLLIQTLNNGLDLLLVPAYWQDVIKGVLIVAAVAVDVWSVKRRA